Sequence from the bacterium genome:
AAGACCATGTCAATCCTGCAATTATAAATCCACCATCCGCACACTCAAGAACTGAATAGCCCAAATCCCGGCTAGCTCCACCATAAGTTTTCGTCCACAGGGTATCTCCATTTGCTTTTGTCCTTATAAGATAGACATCCTCGCTAGAACTAGGAGTATAATATCCTGCCATTATAAATCCACTATCCGCACACTGATGAACTGACATGCCCACATCAAAGTTAGCTCCTCCATAAGTTTTAGTCCACAGGGTGTTGCCATTTGCATCTGTCCTTATAAGCCAGACATCAGCCGAGCCAGCACCAAAAGACCATGTACATCCTGCAATTATAAAGCCACCACCCGCACACTCAATAACTGAACAGCCCACATCATCGTCAGCCCCACCATAAGTTTTCGTCCACAGGGTATCTCCATTTGCATCTGTCCTTAGAAGCCAGACCTCCCTCCCGCCAGCACCAAAAGACCTTGTCTCTCCTGTAATTATAAATCCACCACCCGCACACTTACCAACTGAATAGGCCGCATCATAGTTAGCTCCACCATAAGTTTTCGTCCACAGGGGGTTGCCATTTGCATCTGTCCTTACAAGATAGACATCAGCATCGCCAGCACCAAAAGACTTTGTCTCTCCTGCAATTATAAAGCCACCACCCGCACACTCATAAACTGACCAGCCCCAATCACAGTTAGTTCCACCATAAGTTTTCGTCCACAGGGTATCTCCATTTGCATCTGTCCTTATAAGATAGACATCATCCTCGCCAGCACCAAAAGACCATGTCCCTCCTGCAATTATAAAGCCACCACCCGCACACTCCTGAACTGAATAGCCACAATCATCGCTACCTCCACCATAAGTTTTCGTCCATAGGGTATCAGGCTGTGCATGGAGGGGGGCAAAATTTTGAACCCCTACAACTGTCACAACCACACATCCACAAAT
This genomic interval carries:
- a CDS encoding T9SS type A sorting domain-containing protein, which translates into the protein MRSFLGICGCVVVTVVGVQNFAPLHAQPDTLWTKTYGGGSDDCGYSVQECAGGGFIIAGGTWSFGAGEDDVYLIRTDANGDTLWTKTYGGTNCDWGWSVYECAGGGFIIAGETKSFGAGDADVYLVRTDANGNPLWTKTYGGANYDAAYSVGKCAGGGFIITGETRSFGAGGREVWLLRTDANGDTLWTKTYGGADDDVGCSVIECAGGGFIIAGCTWSFGAGSADVWLIRTDANGNTLWTKTYGGANFDVGMSVHQCADSGFIMAGYYTPSSSEDVYLIRTKANGDTLWTKTYGGASRDLGYSVLECADGGFIIAGLTWSFGAGRWDVYLIRLKDGPSGADETSDSQLPISDCQLSIYPNPFTTRVRIQWSEISERERIGLKIYDLSGKLVKTIGVSAGSREIAVNLEELPNGIYFVKMEAGKFTATRKLTIIK